Part of the Rhinoraja longicauda isolate Sanriku21f unplaced genomic scaffold, sRhiLon1.1 Scf000895, whole genome shotgun sequence genome is shown below.
CCACATTAATGGACTGAAGCACCCACCGCACATGCCCAGACCCCCAACCCAACAGCCTCTCCCAACAACACATGCCGGCATTTATTCATGAAAAGATGATACCTCTGAACAGTGTAATTAAGCGCGTCGTTTTTCATGGTCAGACCTAAAGTGTGGGGTCACTTGGCTACACGCACAACAGCTGTGTCACATGCTTGGTAGTAGGCCCACCTCTGGAAACAGGAGCTCTGGGTGGCTATCCTCTTGATTCCAGCGACCTGCACAGAGAACGAGAAGTAAAAAGCTGCAGAATGTCACATCCAGTAACCTCAGCCTCCCCCCACAATTACATCTGTCATAAAGAATATGAACACGTACTGTTCTAAACATTTACCATACCTCCCAAACAAGATATGAATCATATACCATGCCCGTACTTCATTATATGCGTTGTAACAGAATGAGACTGTCTCACATCAGTGCTCTAATCCCAGTTTACAAACATCACACATTATAACCGGGCCTGGCTCTGGGCCAGTGGGGCTGGGCTCCAGGTCAGATATGCATCGGCCAGGGTCAGGCAGGGTCTCTACTCCACAGGTTAGCGTATTGCCACCTGTCCTTGGCTCATTCCCAATTGATTGCACCATAGAGattaaaacaggaaatgctgaaaatactcggcAAGCCTGGCTACATCAGACAGAGTTAATGCTTCACTTGTGACGGAGGGTCTCGAGCTTGAAACATCGACTCAGTTCCCTTTGCACAGATGCTGGTGGGCTTGCTGAGTCTTTCCACAATTTGGTTTCAGTTTTAGAATTCCAGCACCTGAGGTGGTTTTGATCCACATTTCAGACCGAGCATGAAAACATCTCAACAACCCCAGTCGTGCTCACCTGGGCCATAACCCAGACCCAGTCGTGCTCACCTGGGCCGTAACCCAGACCAAGTCGTGCCCACATGGGCCATAACCCAGACCCAGTCGTGCTCACCTGGGCCATAACCCAGACCCAGTCGTGCCCACCCTGGGCCATAACCCAGACCCAGTCGTGTTCACATGGGCCATAACCCAGACTCGGTCATGCTCACATGGGCCATAACCCAGACCCAGTCGTGCTCACCTGGGCCATAATCAGTTTACGTTTCACCTTTTATCTGAGCAGATCTCTATTTtgtatatgtttatatattgGCTCTGAAGACAAGCATTGGTGGGAGAACATGTGACGGCAACAGTCTTTCTGCCCCCAAAATCACAAAACCACATCTCAAAGCAATCTCATCCAACCATGAAGCTATGACTTTACTAAAGACTCGTATCAGATGGTTCCTCTGGGTATTCCTGCAAGGAGCTCAGATAGGTTTGAGAATGTATTTACTCTGGAGCAGCCAAAATATCAAGGTGACTTGATTGAAATTTGTAAATAATGAATGGGATTAATGGTGTGGGTATTGATCATTGTATCATAGCGTGGTGAATGGGGCGGGCACGGAGATGTGAATTAAACCATGAACCAAAACACTGGGCGATTCCAGGGGAGCTGTGGGCCTCTGGAATGAGTTACAGCCCCGTGTGGGAGCAGTGACAGTCTGCACTGCACGCCTGTGGGAAGGAGTGGGCAGTGTTCCTGGCAAGTGCTGAGATCACAACCcaacaccgggcactgaccgacaccgggcactgaccgacacagggcactgaccgacaccgacaccgggcactgaccaacaccgacaccgggcactgaccgccaccgggcactgaccgacaccgacaccgggcactgaccgccaccgggcactgaccgacaccgggcactgaacgacactgggcactgaccgacaccgggcactgaacgacaccgggcactgaacgacaccgggcactgactgacactgggcactgaccgcCACCAGGCACTGACCGACAACGGGCACTAACGCCACCGGGCACTGAACgccaccgggcactgaccgacaccgacaccgggcactgaccgacaccgggcactgaccgacaccgggcactgaccgacaccgacaccgggcactgaccgacaccgggcactgaccgacaccgacaccgggcactgaccgccactgggcactgaccgacactgggcactgaccgccaccgggcactgaccgccaccgggcactgaccgccaccgggcactgaccgacaccgataccgggcactgaccgccaccgacaccgggcactgaccgacactaggcactgaccgacaccgggcactgaccgccACTGGGCACTGACCGCCACCAACACCGGGAACTGACCGACACCGGGAACTGACCGACACCGACACCGGGTACTcaccgacaccgggcactgaccgacactgggcactgactgccaccgacaccgggcactgaccgacaccgaCACCGGGTACTcaccgacaccgggcactgaccgacactgggcactgactgccaccgacaccgggcactgaccgacaccgggcactgaccgacaccgacaccgggcactgaccgacaccgggcactgaccgacactgggcactgaccgacaccgtgcactgaccgacaccgacaccgggcactgaccgacaccggGCATTGActgacaccgggcactgaccgacaccgggcactgaccgccaccgggcactgaccgacaccgggcactgaccaccaccgggcactgaccgccaccaggcactgaccgacaccgggcactgaccgacaccgataccgggcactgaccgacaccgggcactgaccgccacgggcactgaccgacaccgataccgggcactgaccgacaccgacaccgggcactgaccgccaccgacaccgggcactgaccaacaccgggcactgaccgataccgggcactgaccgacaccgggcactgactgccaccgacaccgggcactgaccgacaccggacactgaccgacaccgacaccgggcactgaccgacaccgacaccgggcactgaccgacactgACACCGGGCACAGaccgacactgggcactgaccgcCACCGGATACTGACCGAcaccgacaccgggcactgaccgacaccaGGCACTGACCGCcaccgacaccgggcactgaccgacactgacaccgggcactgaccgccactgacaccgggcactgaccgacactgacaccgggcactgaccgacagacaccgggcactgactgacaccgggcactgaccgacaccgggcactgaccgacaccgtGCACTGACCGCcaccgacaccgggcactgaccgacaccgggcactgaccgccaccgacaccgggcactgaccgacaccggacactgaccgacaccgacaccgggcactcaccgacaccgggcactgaccgccACCAAGCACTGACCGAcaccgacaccgggcactgaccgacactgacaccgggcactgaccgacaccgggcactgaccgacaccggATAATGACCGAcaccgacaccgggcactgaccgacaccgggcactgaccgacactgacaccgggcactgaccgccACCGAGCACTGACCGAcaccgacaccgggcactgaccgacactgacaccgggcactgaccgacagacaccgggcactgaccgacactgggcactgaccgacactgacaccgggcactgaccgacaccgggcactgaccgacacctGATACTGACCGACActgacaccgggcactgaccgacaccgaCACCGGATACTGACCGAcaccgacaccgggcactgaccgacactgacaccgggcactgaccgacactgacaccgggcactgaccgacaccggGCGTTGACTGACACTGAGGAAGACTCGGGTGGTAATTATACAGACTGGTTGCCATCATCTGTGTCTCCATAATCTCATTGAGTGCTGTGACATGGATGACATGGGTGCAGAGGCCGGGGGGGGGTGCATGGCCAGGGTGTCCCAGGTTGGTGAGCCGTTGTGGGGTGGCTATATGGAACAGCTCCCTATCCCTGAACATTTGCAGGAAGGTTTACACGAAcgtttctgtgactgtgccagtcACAAGGTGGACATTACCGGCAGCCTCTGCCTTGCTGAGACCTACGAGTAGCTGGTGTGTTGCTGCCTGCGTCGAGCTGTCCTCATCTTCTCAAAGCGAGCCTCCATCTCCTCCAGCACCTTGGGCGTGTAACGCACCACCAGTTTCACCGTGCCCTGCGCCGCCTTCAGCAGCTCCACTGCCATCTCGTGCTGCTCCCCCTCCACGCTCTGCACAGGCGGCGACCAAAGAAAGCAGCCGTGAGTCTCAGTGGTGCCATGGAGTGAAACATAGCTTTCCAAACAATAATGCGTCGACTACCACTCCTGTGTCTTGGCCCTTTGCCTCAATCAAACAGCGAGGCTGGGTGAGGAATTACATGACACATACAACAcagtaacaggccattcggcccaaccagtTCATGCTGACGTTTAAGTTCCACTCTGTCCTCATTTAAACCTGTCAGCTCAATCCTCTATATTCTTCCACATCATGCCCTTGTCCAACCTCCCATTAAATGCATCTGTGAGATTTGTTTCAAACTCAGCTTTAAGAAAGAAACGGCAGGTGTTGGTGCCAACAGAGTGGTGgaggagtctggggagagggactcGGGGAGTGGTAGACAAGCTATGGGGCGAGGAGGAGAATGGGGCAAAGTGTATCAGACTTTCTGTGGAGTCGGCACTGAGCAGAGAGGACATCAAACAGGCCAACAGAGGCACAGGCATGCAGAGCCAGCACAGACATGCATTAGGAAGAACAGCAGCACAGGCATGCAGGGCCAGGACAGCCATGCATCCAGTAGCACAGCAGCACAGGCATgctgagccagcacagccatgcaTTACATAGCACAGTAGCACAGGCATGCAGAGCCAGCACAGACATGCATCCAGCCCCCTCCACAGCCGCGATCTGCAACATCTCGGGAAAAAAAGTGCAAGGCAGAATAAATATTCTGTGTGTTTGTGAGGTGCAGTTGTTGCCAAAAGGGAAGGATCGATGCCCACTGCACCACATCCACCTCTTGCACAGCACACCAGCAGTGTTAGCCACCACAGCCCTGCTTGGCGGCAGGCGAAGGAATGTCTCCACAGTGCTGACCGTTTACCACAGCCTTGATGCTGGAACAAGAACTACACCTTTACCACACAGGTACCGCAAGCACAGCTATTTACACGACATGCTCTTTAAACGGACATTGTAAAGGGGAGCACAGCATGTGTCCTGTGGCTGAGCATGTCCAACCTGTCAACCTTGGTCACCAGACAAGGTGCATGAATACACTGAGACTAGAAACAGAACAGGTGACACTCCATCAGGGGGAAGGGACTGTTACATAAAAGCCCATGGTGAGAGGTAATATCTCCCCTCCTCAGGGGCACCCATGACTTATGGTGTTTCTCTGTCCAAGGGTGTAGAGGAGACAGAATGTATTCAGAATGCAGACTGATAAGATTGTTGGGGAAccgagaggatggggagagagcgGTACTGAGGCAGAACTGGATCGGCTGTTGTCTTGTTTAGCGATGGAACTCATGTTCTTaagagggtcccagcccaaaacatcacctgaccctgtcctgcacagatgctgcctggctgctgatgcactccagcactgtgtgtgtgttcttTTTACAACCTattcctgctcctgtttcttataatatattcctttattcgtcccacaccggggaaatttacaaaatttAATAAATTgtgtttattatttttatttcagatcctCAGCAACAGAGATCCTATAGCCGAGGCAAGGTCTATCACCGTAACAACCCAACAGTGGGTTGAAAGATACGGGTGGGGTTAACTCCGACCTTTGTGAAGGCTGGAAGAGAGAAACTGCTGGCCCATGTGTCAGGCAAGTCGCTGGCACCAGGCAGACTCTGCCCAAATGACCATCGCTCACCCTGACTGGAACTCGCCAGTCTTCAAGCTGGAGTACCCACGTACAGCTCTGAGCCCTGCACATTGTGGCTAAACCTGCCCTGGAAGCGGTGCAGTGTAGATTCACTGAACCACATCGAGTGAGTCACAAGCTAAACAAACTGAGGGCAAATCACAGCGACACAGCTTTATTTCCCCTGGGTTCAGGGGCAATCTGAGTAACGTTTGAAGATAAGGATGTGTGGATCAAGAGAAATTACTGCTTCTGGAGATGAGAACAGGAACGAGACGTTCACTATAAAAGTAGAGATAGATTGCTTGGATCTTGTGTCAGGAAGAACTTCTTTGGATGGAGACTGTTGGGAATGGAGACCTCTCACCCCCAAAGGTTGAGCAGACTTGAAGTCACTAACAGTGCTGAACCTTagattgatggacacaaaatgctggagtaactcagcgggacaggcagcatctctggagaaaaagaataggtcacgtttcgggtcgagacccttttaaaGATTGATGGAATGCTGTTTGCTAACAGTTGCAGGGATACGTGGGCTAGCTTCAATGCTCTCTCTGGCACGTAACAGAAAGGCACTGCTCAACACACTTGCTCATCACCCACTCACTCTATCAGtctatgagtgtttgacagcactgggcctctattcactggagtttagaaggatgaggggggaaacttactgaatagtgaaaagcttggatagagtggatgtggaggatgtttccacaagtgggagagtctaggatcagagggcacagcctcagaataaaaggacgttcttttaggaaggagatgaggaagaattttttttagtcagaaggtggtgaatctgtggaattctttgccacagatggctgtggaggccaagttaatggatatttttaagacaggaaaagatggattcttgattggtaccggtgtcaggggttatggggagaaggcaggtgaatggggttaggagggagagatagatcagtcatgattgaatggtggagtagatttgatgggtcgaatggcctaattctgctcctatcacttatgaccttataaacaaTGTATATTAAACGTGATCACCCACCACTCCATTAACGGAGAGAAGCTGATCTCCACGTTTCAGTCCCCCGTGTCTGTCAGCTACTCCTCCGGGAATGATCCGGGAGATGTAGATGGGGGAGTTCTGCTCCTTCCCACCCATGATGTTGAAGCCGAGCCCCTCCTCGGTCTTGGGAAGCTCCACAACACGAGGGTGAGCGTGCCCCTCACTGGCTGCAAACGCTGCCACCGTCGCCTGCACTCCGGGAGGGAAGACATTAGTCGTCAAGCAGGGAACTACGACAGACAGACTTGTATTTATATAGCCCCCTTCACGTTCTGACCACAAAGAACTAAAATCATTTTACAGTCAACAAAATACTTTCCAAAACATTGTCACCGTTTGTATGAATGGAAGCAGGTAAtgtgtgcacagcaagatcccacaactaGTTTAGACTCGAGCTGAGCTCATGAAAGGAGCTATAAGAATGTACACCACCCCAGAGAATCTGGACATGACCTGCATCCAGCAACTGATCATTACCTTGGCTGTCGCATGAGCTCTGATCTCGGGGCTGCCATTGATGTCAAGTGTCTCGTACAGCTGTTCATATACCTGGAATGAGAAACATCCCTTCATTAAGAGTCCTCACTCTTGCAACGCGCATTACACCACTGATCCTGTCCAAAGGGCAACTATTGTGAAGTAACAAAACTACACGAGGAAAGATAAAATAAATGGCAGGTAAGAATCATCTCTGAGTATGTGTGGTGTTGCTAATCTTGTCAGACACCACTGCTAAAGTTCACCCATGCCAGCACAAGCCAGTCCCCATCTTCAGGACCCTCAGGGGAAATACAGAAGCCTCTGTAGCAGAGCGAGCCCACGTTACCCTGCATCATTAATGAGCTGCACTATGCTCTTCAGAAATTAGTGGAATAGACTAATAACTATAATTACCCAAGAACAATAGTTATTCACTGGTGGATTATAAACTAATACCAACCTATCTCCTGTGGCATCTTCATGGTATAATTATAACAACAGGACCATTAATCAACAGTAGGCAGCATGTTTGCCtgcaagatttttaaaaatgactCGTGGATCCCCCCATGGAGTTGCACACAGAATAACCATGGAATGTAGGCTTCAGATGAAGCCGTGTTAGGTAGCAAGAAATAACTCGCAATGCAAGTCTGCTCCACATCCGTATCAGCCTCTCTCATCACCACTTGTACGTTGTGGATGAGAGTGAAGGGAAAggcgtgtgtgcgtgtttgtgtgcgtgtgtacactTGCCTGCAGGAGATGTCCTCAGTGTGTCTACTGTACGGAGGGATGGAGTGGACACGTGTGACTATTGGACAGAGGGATGGAGTGAAGAATGATCTACTGGACTGAGTGGACAGTGTGTCCACTGGACGGAGTGGACAGTGTGTCCACTGGACGGAGTGGACAGTGTGTCCACTGGACTGAAGCATGATCTTTGTACAGTCCGATCCCATTGCATGCAGGGTTTTGGAGAGTGAATGTATGATAGGTTGATTAGTATCACAGTTGTAAACAAGTGCAGTCTTCAGGTAAAGTCTGCCTGGTGGGTGTGTGGTGGAATGGACGGAGGAGATGGGACAGAGGCTTTAGGTACAAAGCAGCACCAGTGAGCATAGAGGGACGTATAGTCTGCAGGGGTTTCCACTCCAAATGTAAATAACCGAACTGGAAGATTGTCCCAActatttcccagggtgaaaattccATACTATAATCGCATTCCATTTTAAATCttcataattattttttttgttttaaaaggatGTCAGAATAAAATATGGGACTGAGCTTTAGGGAAGCACAAGGGGGAAGTCAGAGGGGGGAATCAGGAAAAGGAGGAGCACGCAGAGTGGTTTACAAGATAAGGTTCACTGAGTTGTGACTGCACACTGAACAGACTGAGTTTtgcacagaaggtagacacaaaatgctggagtaactcagcgggtcaggcagcatctctggagagaagaaataggtggcgtttcaggtcagaggccttcttcagactgaaagataggggtgagggttgggggacccgaactgtcactcattccttctctccagagatgctgcctgtcctgctggattactccagcactttgtgtcgatcttcggcgtaaaccagcatctgcagttccttcctgcacaccgagATTTTCGCACACGTGTGAGCATTGGCACAGTCGAGAACCACACACTGACCTCTCGGATAGCGGAGCAGAACTTGCTCTGAAGAACTCGCTGCAAGGTCTGCAGCTTCTGTGGCGGAACGTTGCCACTTCGCTGTAACTTCTCCAGCAGTTCAATGGCCCTGGCGACATCTGGAACACATGGGAGCAGGAGAGGAGAGTGACGCTGTGCAGAGCCCACTGGACCTGGGATCCTCTTCCCCCCAGCTTCAGGGCTGCATACGTAAGTAACTCCAGGACATTATCTCTCTGATGTTAACTCAGCTGCTttagcacagatgctgcctgacctgctggataaTTTTAGCTCAATGTTTTTATTATGCatctgcagcatctgcaattcttttgttTTTCAAGGTTGCAGAGAACCTTTATAAAACACAGATTAAGTCGCAACTGGAATATCTCatactgtagtggcctggcggaggccagagaaaaggcaagacgccaggcctgatccgccacaatacTATTTCAAGCTACCGCAAATAAAGGAGGTCTTGCAAGTCTGAGGGAGGGTGCACAAAAGATGTACTGGAATGATTTGAAAGATGTTATGGTTAATTAAATGGAAAATATGCAAATATTTAGCAGGGTAgattgcatctgtggagagagaaatggagttagCATTTCACGTCAGCATAGATATGGTGGGTTTAAGGGCCTGTGTCGGCATTGATTGCCTCGATGAGTAGACTGAAGAAAGTTGGATTGTTTATTCAAGAGCAGGGAGGAGATGCAATAGAGGTGTCCAAGTTCAGTGTGGATTTAAACAGGACACAGATAGAAGCTGCCCCACCTGTGTGTTCATGGACAAGAGTACTCACAGTGACAggcaaaggttgagagggaatgatagagcagccatgattgaatggcggtgtagacccgatggactgaatggcctaatcctactacaATGTCCTACGGTACTTGAGGGGAAAGGAAAGAGGGATCAGAACCTGAAAGACAACGTTTTCACATAaatgtggtggatatatggaacgagctgccagaggaagcagttgagacaggtactataagagcatttaagaggcatttggacaggtacatgaataggaaaggtgttgaggtacgtgggccaaatgcaggcaggtgggattagtataggtggggcatcttggtcagcattggcgaGTTGGCTTGAAGGCTCTGTTTCCGTGCTTGGTGACTTTATGACTTGGCCTGCAACAAACTATGTcttggtgtcatagagtcatagagtgatacagtgtggaaggggcccttcggcccaacttgcccacaccagccaacatgctacactagtcccacctgcctgcctgcaaGCACTGGTAATTCAGTCCTTGTCGAGATGTCTCCATGTTCTGAGAATATCTCTTGGGAATCGACCACAGTTTTAACCACCTTCTGCTGGAAATTTCAACAATAATACAACTCCTAACCTCTCAACTTTAACTCACGCTCTTTGTATTCAAAGGTGTTCTACTATTTACACTATCTATGTTACCCTATCTGTAATTGGAAGAACATTTCCATTCTAGTCCTACAGTTCAGACAGTGGAGAGCTCAAGAGAGGCTGGTGGTAAGGTGCTTTGAGATGTCCCGAACTGTCCGGCGTCACATAGCCTGGGCCCAGGCCCGGCCCTATCTCTCTCATAACCTGGGCCCGCggcacccaaccccccacaccccagGGGCCtcacacacacccgaccccccacaccccaggggcctcacacacacccccgctCCTCACACACCCGGTGCCAagtacacaccccccacacacctggggccccacccccacaccacccccacacaaacacacaccccctcccaacacacacacgcccccacacacacgcccccatacacacacccccacacacaccacccccacacacacacacaccctcccaacacacacacgcccccacccacacacaccccctcccaacacacacacgcccccacacacacaccccctcccaacacacacacgccccctcccaacacacacacgcccccacacacacacacgcccccacacacacacacgcccccacacacacacccacacacactcccaccccccacgcccccacacacactcccaccccccacacacgcccccacacacacgcccccacacacacgcccccacacacacgcccccacacacactcccccacacacacccccacacaccaacacacacaacaaccccccccccccccccaccaccctccggaTCTCAGTGATGGCGTATCGGCAATCAAACACCAGCGCGCCCCCAGCCCTGGCCCGCGGACACACCCGGCACAtcgcccccctctccctctctcccctctcccctctccctctctcccctctcccccccccagggCCCGGACATATCCCCCCCGGCGCGGCGCCCCCCGCCTCCACCTCTCTCCAATGACAGATTCTCCGCCAGCGCCGCCATGGTGAAGCCGCTGTCACGTGACCCGCCCTGGCGACGCCCCGCCCCTAGTGCCATGGcaaccactcctccctccccctgccaccCGCACTCCCGCCACTGGCGGCGCTGCTCCACCGCCGGACCCGCTGCCACCCCCACTCCCGCCACTGGCGGCGCTGCTCCACTGGCCGGACCccctaccacccccacccccgccactgGCGGCgctgctcaagtcaagtcaagtcaaatttatttgtcacatacacatacaatacaatacaatacaatatatctttattgtcattgtacccaggggttcaacgagattgggaatgcgcctcccatacgatgcaataatttaagtaattaacagcaacccaacgaaatgaaacaattgtaacagtttttttagacagggtaaagtgcaagttgatctatgcgttgtggccatccggctcagcaggaccggttcatagcagctatggccctggggatgaagctgttcctgagtctggaggtgcgggcgtagaaggccttgtatcgtctgcccgatggaaggagttcgaacagactgttgcaggggtgtgaagagtctttgtggatgctggtggcttttctgaggcatcgtgtgttg
Proteins encoded:
- the LOC144591350 gene encoding protein lin-7 homolog B isoform X1, which produces MAALAENLSLERDVARAIELLEKLQRSGNVPPQKLQTLQRVLQSKFCSAIREVYEQLYETLDINGSPEIRAHATAKATVAAFAASEGHAHPRVVELPKTEEGLGFNIMGGKEQNSPIYISRIIPGGVADRHGGLKRGDQLLSVNGVSVEGEQHEMAVELLKAAQGTVKLVVRYTPKVLEEMEARFEKMRTARRRQQHTSYSSLESRG
- the LOC144591350 gene encoding protein lin-7 homolog B isoform X2, producing MAALAENLSLERDVARAIELLEKLQRSGNVPPQKLQTLQRVLQSKFCSAIREVYEQLYETLDINGSPEIRAHATAKATVAAFAASEGHAHPRVVELPKTEEGLGFNIMGGKEQNSPIYISRIIPGGVADRHGGLKRGDQLLSVNGVSVEGEQHEMAVELLKAAQGTVKLVVRYTPKVLEEMEARFEKMRTARRRQQHTSYS